A window of the Chloroflexus sp. Y-396-1 genome harbors these coding sequences:
- the csm2 gene encoding type III-A CRISPR-associated protein Csm2: protein MNRQRGDQSPSVQPISADDLKKIMTEDSAEAVRLLIQKAEELGEELSKKLTTSQIRNIFGEVRSIEQEVGLEEKTLPLNVQRRLLMLKPKMAYQIGRFSNNGGLKALVDTLSQAIDLIGNDVRRFHTFVDLFEAILAYHRRYGGKTS from the coding sequence ATGAATCGTCAGCGGGGTGATCAATCACCATCGGTTCAGCCTATTTCAGCAGATGATCTGAAAAAGATCATGACCGAAGATTCGGCGGAAGCTGTTCGGTTGTTAATCCAAAAGGCCGAAGAGTTGGGAGAAGAGCTGAGTAAAAAGCTTACCACTTCCCAGATCCGCAACATCTTTGGTGAGGTACGCTCGATCGAGCAAGAGGTAGGCCTTGAGGAAAAGACTCTTCCACTAAACGTTCAGCGTCGGCTGCTGATGTTGAAACCCAAAATGGCGTATCAAATTGGTCGCTTCAGCAACAATGGTGGGTTGAAAGCACTGGTTGATACGCTCTCGCAAGCAATTGATCTGATCGGGAATGATGTTCGCCGCTTTCATACCTTTGTCGATCTGTTTGAAGCGATTCTGGCCTACCACCGGCGCTACGGTGGCAAGACGAGTTAA
- the csm3 gene encoding type III-A CRISPR-associated RAMP protein Csm3: MSTRAVTLHGRIMLRAEIELLTGLHIGGAAGGLEIGGLDKPVIRNPRTNQPYIPGSSLKGKLRSLMEKVYGAPQTFKINEGVYIHVPTNEDEYHNFYQIAGVFGTLPNHKDLTISVPTRLIMRDVPLTAKSESELRQLRTDLPYTEIKWEAAIDRVTSAATPRQIERVPAGAVFGPAEAVYSLYVGNGETLADVINLFGSLYEAFTYLEDDYLGGMGSRGNGQVRLRNIQIFARRLQAGQYDELTLVMEAPTLPELKRDELLTKLRQHFAAA, from the coding sequence ATGAGCACACGCGCTGTTACCCTGCACGGACGGATCATGTTGCGGGCTGAGATTGAATTGCTGACCGGTCTGCACATCGGCGGCGCCGCTGGTGGGCTTGAGATTGGCGGTCTTGATAAACCGGTTATTCGCAATCCGCGTACCAATCAGCCCTATATTCCCGGCTCTTCGCTGAAAGGGAAGCTGCGTTCACTGATGGAAAAGGTTTACGGTGCCCCACAGACTTTCAAGATCAACGAAGGGGTGTATATCCACGTACCCACGAACGAAGATGAGTATCATAACTTTTACCAGATTGCTGGCGTGTTTGGCACGTTACCTAATCACAAGGATCTAACAATTAGTGTGCCGACGCGCCTAATAATGCGGGATGTGCCACTGACCGCCAAATCAGAAAGTGAACTGCGTCAGCTCCGCACCGATCTGCCGTACACCGAGATCAAGTGGGAAGCCGCGATTGATCGTGTCACTTCGGCGGCTACACCGCGCCAGATCGAGCGCGTGCCGGCCGGCGCCGTCTTTGGGCCGGCAGAGGCGGTCTACAGTCTCTACGTCGGGAATGGTGAAACGCTCGCCGATGTTATCAATCTGTTCGGTTCACTCTACGAGGCCTTCACTTATCTTGAAGATGACTACCTGGGTGGGATGGGATCGCGTGGCAATGGCCAAGTACGTCTGCGTAACATTCAGATATTTGCTCGTCGGCTTCAAGCCGGACAGTACGATGAGCTGACGCTCGTAATGGAAGCGCCAACCCTGCCTGAGCTGAAGCGAGATGAGCTGCTGACCAAGTTACGACAACACTTCGCCGCAGCGTAG
- the csm4 gene encoding type III-A CRISPR-associated RAMP protein Csm4 has translation MPILTIYHLTPPPGATTLSFHFGRQGIGLEETSETLASDSFFAALVAQAALSDVQRTPDGVPVWVAPFLNGQPPFRHSSLLPRIGDLPLLPRPLLPLRLPDAAEVAGKKLKKLRYLSPALFVAVCKGEMLPDSPLILQQGKIWLSEEEARSLPSPWKPTAGESTESWRARLSASLLWQIDATPRVTLDRLSQASAYYEVGRIIFSPGVGLSVGVMFHDPQAQPVFERLLTLLGESGLGGKRTNGYGAFTWQRGAPLSLDLPQPHQRAVLLSRYIPTPDELALVRNERSTYQLVNVGGWFLAADGTTYRRQSVMMVAEGAVLSCADHLPHGQIIDVRPDMNLPHPIYRSGLALAIGIPTAIE, from the coding sequence ATGCCGATACTTACCATCTACCACTTGACCCCACCACCTGGTGCAACCACGCTCAGCTTTCACTTCGGTCGGCAAGGGATCGGTCTGGAAGAGACGAGCGAGACGTTAGCCTCCGATTCGTTCTTTGCGGCGCTGGTGGCGCAGGCAGCACTGAGTGATGTTCAACGTACACCCGATGGCGTACCGGTTTGGGTTGCGCCGTTTCTCAATGGGCAACCGCCGTTCCGCCACAGCTCTCTCTTACCTCGGATCGGTGATTTGCCGTTGTTGCCACGGCCGTTACTGCCACTCCGTTTGCCTGATGCTGCGGAAGTGGCCGGAAAAAAGCTCAAGAAGCTGCGTTATCTCTCGCCGGCCCTCTTCGTTGCCGTCTGTAAGGGTGAGATGTTGCCCGACTCTCCTTTGATCCTGCAACAAGGTAAAATCTGGCTGAGTGAAGAAGAAGCCCGCAGCCTGCCGTCGCCATGGAAACCGACGGCCGGTGAAAGTACAGAGTCTTGGCGGGCGCGGTTGAGTGCGAGCCTACTCTGGCAGATTGACGCCACACCACGAGTAACCCTGGATCGGTTGAGTCAGGCGTCGGCTTACTATGAAGTCGGTCGTATTATCTTTTCACCCGGCGTCGGTCTGAGTGTGGGCGTGATGTTTCACGATCCACAGGCTCAACCGGTGTTCGAGCGCCTGCTCACGCTGCTCGGCGAGAGTGGGTTGGGTGGCAAGCGTACCAACGGCTATGGCGCCTTCACATGGCAGCGCGGTGCTCCGCTTAGTCTCGATCTGCCGCAACCTCACCAGCGCGCCGTCTTGCTCTCGCGTTATATCCCGACCCCAGATGAGCTGGCGTTGGTACGCAATGAACGCTCGACGTACCAACTGGTCAACGTTGGCGGGTGGTTCCTAGCTGCCGATGGCACGACCTACCGTCGGCAATCGGTCATGATGGTTGCGGAAGGTGCTGTACTGTCCTGCGCCGATCATCTACCGCATGGTCAGATCATCGATGTGAGACCGGATATGAACCTGCCGCACCCGATCTACCGTAGTGGATTGGCGCTAGCTATCGGCATACCAACAGCAATCGAATAA
- the csm5 gene encoding type III-A CRISPR-associated RAMP protein Csm5, whose translation MPSINRVYQLRIETLSPLCVLSGSRLYEQVDFYTDRETTYVFNSDAVLDLVLQRWLERQPSREQQLARLAEREERLQRRKQKNIEDIKRFEASPPKDPRKAQEMEQRLIAEAKEIKEGLARLKAERSSLETESTTVVVPPELLQNSGIGDLLKTRLLTVDDLRTVPGLLRYSYAGRPEVKSGQSEILACVKDPADRLYLPGSTLKGALRTVLAWALAPERAAQVLAQFADAEDKRNAAAAIERNIFYGRKQRHDKRVSHNLLLDVMRTVHLSDSQPVSQNPLLAQVRVFPRGSPMTVEAVPDGVTFTAVLQIEQYPFTGQIARSVIDFGDWAQQLQPARLAELGRQRARVLIEGEQTYFRQHPEAAAITRFYAGLAERLAGLEGTNAFLLPIGWGAGWRSKTLDNLLREGNRETIFVQAVHRYNLKLHRQRSQRFQAGDRFPDTRKLVMQNGQPWLPLGWVCLTIEERRV comes from the coding sequence ATGCCGTCGATTAATCGAGTCTATCAATTGCGGATCGAAACCCTCAGCCCGCTCTGTGTGCTGAGTGGCAGCCGGTTGTACGAACAAGTCGATTTCTACACCGACCGCGAGACAACCTACGTCTTCAACAGTGATGCGGTCCTCGATCTTGTGTTGCAACGCTGGCTGGAACGTCAACCTTCTCGCGAACAACAACTGGCACGTTTGGCCGAGCGTGAAGAACGACTCCAGCGTCGGAAGCAAAAGAATATCGAAGACATTAAACGTTTCGAGGCGTCGCCACCCAAAGACCCACGCAAGGCGCAAGAGATGGAGCAGCGCCTGATCGCCGAGGCGAAAGAGATTAAAGAGGGACTGGCTCGCCTGAAGGCCGAACGGTCCAGTCTTGAAACGGAATCGACCACCGTCGTTGTCCCGCCAGAATTGCTCCAGAACAGTGGCATCGGCGATTTGCTGAAAACCCGACTATTGACAGTTGACGACCTGCGTACTGTACCGGGTCTGCTTCGCTACTCCTACGCTGGTCGCCCTGAAGTGAAGAGTGGGCAGAGCGAGATTCTGGCCTGCGTCAAAGACCCCGCCGACCGTCTGTATCTCCCCGGTTCAACATTGAAGGGCGCACTCCGCACCGTTCTGGCCTGGGCGCTGGCCCCAGAGCGAGCGGCACAGGTGCTGGCGCAATTTGCCGATGCAGAAGATAAGCGCAATGCCGCAGCAGCCATCGAGCGTAACATCTTTTACGGACGAAAGCAGCGCCATGACAAGCGGGTTAGTCACAACCTGTTACTCGATGTGATGCGTACCGTTCATCTGAGCGATAGCCAACCGGTGAGCCAGAACCCGTTGCTGGCTCAGGTACGGGTGTTTCCCAGAGGTTCGCCGATGACGGTTGAAGCGGTGCCGGATGGGGTCACATTTACTGCCGTCTTGCAAATCGAACAGTATCCGTTTACCGGCCAGATAGCCCGCTCGGTGATCGACTTTGGCGACTGGGCGCAACAACTCCAACCGGCGCGCCTAGCGGAACTGGGTCGGCAGCGCGCTCGTGTGCTGATCGAAGGCGAACAAACCTACTTTCGGCAGCATCCAGAAGCAGCAGCAATTACTCGCTTCTATGCCGGCTTAGCCGAACGACTAGCCGGGCTAGAAGGAACAAATGCGTTTCTGCTGCCTATCGGCTGGGGGGCCGGTTGGCGCAGCAAGACTCTCGACAACCTTCTGCGGGAGGGTAATCGCGAAACGATCTTTGTGCAAGCAGTGCATCGATACAATCTGAAATTACATCGACAGCGATCACAGCGGTTTCAGGCTGGTGATCGCTTCCCTGATACACGCAAACTGGTAATGCAGAACGGGCAACCTTGGCTGCCACTGGGCTGGGTCTGCCTGACTATCGAGGAGCGTAGGGTATGA
- a CDS encoding response regulator has translation MSSNPQTAQPVRILLVEDDHHIGRIIELAMQGIGIPYEFVSVLSAEEALERWKEQPFDLLISDYNLRSMNGVRLVKTLREQGYNPITLIVTAYDSSEVRHAVAEADVHSYMTKPFFIDELIERIKQLLSTNWSMKERMLNA, from the coding sequence ATGAGCAGCAATCCTCAGACTGCGCAACCTGTGCGCATCTTGCTGGTAGAAGATGATCACCACATCGGACGCATCATAGAGCTTGCGATGCAGGGCATAGGGATACCTTACGAGTTTGTGTCAGTGCTCAGCGCGGAAGAGGCCCTGGAGCGCTGGAAAGAGCAACCATTCGACTTACTGATTAGCGACTACAATCTGCGCAGTATGAATGGTGTGCGGCTAGTAAAGACATTGCGCGAACAAGGGTACAACCCAATTACCTTGATTGTCACGGCCTATGATTCGTCCGAAGTGCGTCATGCTGTAGCCGAGGCGGATGTTCATAGTTACATGACCAAGCCGTTCTTCATCGATGAACTGATTGAACGTATCAAGCAATTGCTCTCCACCAACTGGTCGATGAAAGAACGTATGCTCAACGCCTGA
- a CDS encoding HAD-IIA family hydrolase: MQPIPRYDGYIFDLDGTIYLGDMLLPGAAELLHTLRQEGRRITFLSNNPTKTRQQYAARLQRLGIVAEEHEIITSATVMVEWLLANAPGAPLFVVGEAPLIGELEAAGFPMSERPGEIAFVVASFDRTFTYRKLQIAFDAIRAGARLVATNPDRFCPVPGGGEPDAAAIIAAIEACTDTRCEVIVGKPSPIMARTVTNLIGLPPAQCIIVGDRLMTDIAMGVTAGMDTALVLTGDSQRADIERSPYRPTYVLERIDELLGAS; this comes from the coding sequence ATGCAACCAATTCCACGTTACGACGGTTATATCTTCGATCTTGATGGGACGATCTACCTGGGTGATATGCTCTTACCGGGTGCAGCCGAACTGTTGCATACTCTGCGTCAAGAGGGTCGCCGGATCACATTTCTTTCAAACAACCCCACCAAAACACGGCAGCAGTATGCCGCCCGTTTGCAGCGACTTGGTATTGTGGCTGAAGAACACGAGATTATAACGAGTGCGACAGTGATGGTTGAGTGGCTGCTGGCGAATGCGCCTGGTGCACCACTCTTTGTTGTCGGCGAGGCGCCGCTGATCGGAGAGCTTGAGGCTGCCGGATTCCCAATGAGTGAACGGCCCGGTGAGATCGCATTCGTTGTTGCTTCGTTTGACCGTACTTTTACGTACCGTAAGCTACAAATTGCCTTCGACGCAATTCGGGCAGGGGCGCGATTGGTAGCGACAAATCCCGATCGATTCTGTCCCGTACCAGGTGGTGGAGAACCAGATGCCGCTGCGATCATCGCTGCCATTGAAGCCTGTACCGATACCCGTTGTGAGGTCATCGTCGGTAAGCCCTCGCCGATTATGGCGCGTACTGTTACCAACCTGATCGGGTTGCCGCCAGCACAGTGCATTATTGTAGGAGACCGGTTGATGACCGATATTGCAATGGGTGTGACTGCCGGTATGGACACGGCCCTCGTGCTGACCGGTGATAGCCAGCGTGCCGATATAGAGCGATCTCCGTATCGCCCGACGTATGTCCTGGAACGCATTGACGAATTACTCGGTGCGTCGTAG